Genomic window (Calonectris borealis chromosome 18, bCalBor7.hap1.2, whole genome shotgun sequence):
ACTTAGTGCAAGATGGAAATAACAGCACCTTTTCTTAGGGCAGGCATTACATCACCTCATCCTGTCCAGGACGCTGTTACATGTCCTGTCCGTGTGACTCTGTGTCCAGGCAGTTATTATCCCATCACAGCTCTACTTTGAACTATAAAGACGACCTGACCCATCTCATCTAACGTTCACGGCCGGGACAGCAGACTCCGCTGTCCTGTACAGCGCTGCACGTCCCGGCCACAGCTCGACAGCGCCTGCACGTTCACCAGCCGTTACCCCCTCCCTCTGCGACGGGCAGATCGTGAGAGGCGGAGGGCTACAGACCTACGGAGTGGAAAGCAAGCTCAACCCATTTTAACCTTCCTGCATCTCACCGTCTTCGATACCTTTTCCCCAGCGGCTGCGCAGCCAGAGAAGCCCAGGAACACACCGAAGCCCTGACTACCAAGTGCCACGACACCAGCAAAGCCTCCACAGACGGGGCAGCTGCCGCAGGGCAGCGCTGAACCGCGGTCCCGCGGGCGCTCGGGGCCTCCTCGGGGAAACCAAGGTCGTAATTcagccggggcagcccctgccgCACGCCGAGGGGCCACGCCGCGGGCCCGGGAAGCCGGGGGCAGCCCGAGGTGCGGGCCCCGGGACCGGGCCCAGGCGGGGCCGGCCTGACCTTCAGGGCCGGGCCTGTGCCCGGGTAAGCCCGCGGCGCGTCGCCACCCTCCCTTACCCCCTCGTTGAGGTGCTCGAAGATGGCGTCGGCGCCCTGGTCGAAGGCGCGCTCGAAGAGGACGGCGCCCAGGACGATGGTGAGGGCGAAGGTGGAGGTGCGGCGGAACAGCGCGCTGTACGCCTGCCTCAGCAGCGCCATCTTGCCCGCGCGCTCTGGGCATGCGCCGCCCGCCGCCTGACGGCACCGGtagcggggcggcgcggagcctTCTGGGGGATGTAGGCGCCGACCCCGCCCGGCGCTGGGCCTTCTGGGGGATGTAGGCGCCGCCCCTGGCAGGCGCCGCGCGGCCTAGGCCCGAGGCCTGGCGGGAGGTGagtgccgccgggccgggccgggcggcgggcggggaccgggaccgggaggGGTCGGCTGCGGAGGAGGTGGTCTGAGGGCCTTGCCcgcgcggcgggtcggagccacCATCCGCTCCTGGCACCTCTTCAGCGGCTTCCGCTGGGCAACCCgagtctttattttctgtttctttgaggTGAAACCGGCAGAGTTAGCGCAGGCCGGCGGCCTAACGGCCTCGATTCAGCTACAGCAAAATAAGGCgttgggtgagcccctccccggCTGCGGGACGGGCCTAACGCCGGCCGTGGGGCCGCGGGGGCAGCTGGGGGCCGTGGGCCTCGCCGCGGGGCAGGAGACACCCGCTGCCGGGgcggaaaggagaagaaagagggttTTGTGTTCATGTCCTGCTCTGCTCACCCCCTCGGGGCGGGCGGCCGTAATTCGGGGGGGTTTCTTCTTGTTTGGGCCAGCTGCGGAGGGCAGTAAGCCTCATCAGCGTAGTCCGAGCAGGAGATGGGTGCTGTGGCTCCTAAAAGCCGGAGGAGGCTCAGGCGGCCGCTCCAGGGGCCTCGGGAGGAGCGTGGTGTTGCCCCGTGTGGCATAACTGAAGTGGAAACGTTCCCGTTCGCCGCCCTCTCTTCgtggttttcttctgtttaaccTCAGCGAGGGCAGAGGGGCCCCAGGGTGGCTCtggtgggaaagagagagagatttggggTTGGAAAGGGAGGACagacgggggggtgggggaatctTAAAATTGAAGTCATCCTGCAGCAGGATTCTTGTTAAATGAGCATCTACATTAAATTTCAGAGCAGATCCTCAAGTGACACATCGTTTCATTTGTCTCGGCCGCTCAGGAAGAGCGCATAGTCTGGCTGCGTAGTCATTTCTCTTAATTTACTTGTGTTTGGTTCCCTGCATGTAGCTACTGTGGGTTTTCTGGGGTAGGGCAAAACCTCTGCTTGTGCTGGAAAACCGTACAGAAGCTGGAAGGTGCCTAACGTATTCCCGTGCCCTGTGTACAGTGTTATCCCTTAGGCCAGCCCGTTGAAAAGctcaattattatttttgaaagttaACTGCTAGGGTTTGTCTCTAAGACAAATCTCCCCAAGAGCCTATAAACTGCTACCGCTAGGATGGGTTTGTGTAGCGGTCGGGCTGACGTTAATCTCGAATCGAGCCAGTGGCTCTGGATTTATGCTGGGTGTAATGGAAATCAGAATCTGTCCCCCTGTCATTGTGAAGGGGCTGGCAGACTCTGCCGGTGTTTTGCGTGTTCCCGCAGAGATATGAGCACATTTAAATTGGCAGCTGAGTATCATAAGCTTGGCACTTGGATTTAATTAACTTCACATCTGTCTGGATACCCAAAGTGGCTGAAACGGCCCCGAGCTTGGGCTGTAAGAAAGCAGGAAATTGAGGTCAAGGCCCAGCGGCAATTCTCGGGGTTCAGCGTGGAGAAAAGCAGTTACACCCAGACGAAAACAAGTCTGCCGTATGCCCGTTTCTGGGTCACCTTCCTCCCTCTGTCCGCATCTCGGGGAAATCAGTGAAAGAACCCCCGAGAGTCCTAAATAAAATCTGTAGCTAGTAGAGCGCAGTGTGGAGTGTTTTGGCAGCaatttgagaaggaaaaatgtAGGATGGTGCACGTGAGATCTTGCCTGGAGTTTTACCAAGCACCTCAGCTAGATGAGTGAAACACCTGCTAGGTGTCTTAGAACATGCGATTTCTTACGCAACATTGCTCCAAGAGGCTTACAGTggaggatttttttgttaatacTTTTAAGCATTGAGATACAAGACAAAGCCCTGGGTTTTTTGTATTTGGATTTATGCAGAAAGACTTTTAAGCTGGTACAAAGCCTGTCTGAAGTCGTTTATGGCTGCCCGTGGGTCCAGGGGTCTATTCGCCTGAATTCAGTTGCAAATTAGGGTCTAGAAATGTTAAGAGGAGATGGCCAAGCTGAAGCAGTTCTTTATAAAGCAGCTACATTTACTTTATTTCATAATGACTAAGATGGATTTAATTAGAAAACATCTCTGTTTTCAAATGAATAATGCTCTTTGTTTACTGTTTGAACCATTTGGGAAAATAGAAATAGGTTAGCCAGTGTTGCTCAGAAGCAGCTTTTGTTCCTACGTTCTGGTTCAGCGCAGAGCACTCTGGATGCTGATACTGCAGAGAGTTGTCAGAATCCAGCCAAGATAATCCATGCAATTGCATTCttaaaaagatggaaataagTGTTCAGTGTAATCTTTGGAGGGGGCGATCTCTGGGAGAATCTGATGCTCCtctaattgctttttttattccGTTCATCCCCTGCAATGGGAATTGCTAGGAGAATTTGGGAGCCGGCACCTCTGGGGTGTGGGATCTGGCTGCCTGAAATCTGTAGGAGCTTTCTGCCCGCGTtgttggggaaggagggggaacgAGCTTCTGCAATTATTACTGTCAAAGTGATGAAAG
Coding sequences:
- the UQCR10 gene encoding cytochrome b-c1 complex subunit 9 codes for the protein MALLRQAYSALFRRTSTFALTIVLGAVLFERAFDQGADAIFEHLNEGKLWKHIKHKYETSED